From Sphingomonas bisphenolicum, one genomic window encodes:
- a CDS encoding zinc-binding dehydrogenase: MATGRATVLVEPNKLETWDVPVVEPEHGGALVRIVLGGVCGSDVHITTGQAGVMPFPIILGHEGIGRIEKLGGFDTDYAGVPVKPGDLVYWSPISACHRCHSCNVLDETPCENSRFFEDASKPNWGSYADFAWLPNGLAFFKLPDGADPLAVAALGCALPTVLRGFDRCGPVRLGETVVVQGAGPVGLSAVLVAKQAGARDVIVIDGVESKLEVARSLGATATVSLSDSPEERRRQIYDIAGPSGPSLVVEAAGFLPAFPEGVDLTGIHGRYVILGLWGAIGTQPISPRDMTTKNITIAGATFPKPKHYYGAMHLAAQLQDKVPLASLVTHRYAIEDADKALDAVHHGKVIKAVIDPELSPAS, encoded by the coding sequence ATGGCAACCGGCCGCGCCACCGTCCTGGTGGAACCCAACAAACTGGAAACGTGGGACGTGCCGGTGGTCGAACCCGAGCATGGCGGGGCGCTGGTGCGCATCGTGCTGGGCGGCGTGTGCGGCAGCGACGTCCACATTACCACGGGACAGGCCGGTGTCATGCCGTTCCCCATCATCCTGGGCCATGAAGGTATCGGACGGATCGAGAAGCTCGGTGGCTTTGATACCGATTATGCCGGCGTGCCAGTCAAGCCGGGCGACCTTGTCTACTGGTCGCCGATTTCCGCCTGTCATCGCTGCCACAGCTGCAACGTCCTCGACGAAACTCCTTGCGAGAATTCGCGGTTTTTCGAAGACGCCAGCAAGCCCAATTGGGGCAGCTATGCCGACTTCGCCTGGCTGCCCAATGGCCTTGCCTTTTTCAAGCTTCCGGACGGCGCAGATCCGCTTGCCGTCGCGGCGTTGGGTTGCGCGCTGCCAACCGTGCTGCGCGGCTTTGACCGCTGCGGACCGGTTCGTCTCGGCGAAACAGTCGTTGTACAGGGCGCCGGACCGGTGGGCCTGTCGGCCGTCCTCGTCGCCAAACAGGCCGGCGCCAGGGACGTGATCGTCATCGACGGTGTCGAGAGCAAGCTGGAGGTGGCGCGGAGTCTGGGCGCGACAGCAACAGTCTCGCTGTCGGATTCGCCTGAAGAACGGCGCCGGCAGATATATGACATCGCCGGTCCTTCCGGCCCGTCGCTGGTCGTAGAGGCTGCGGGTTTCCTGCCAGCTTTCCCTGAAGGTGTCGACCTCACCGGCATTCATGGCCGCTACGTCATTCTGGGCCTGTGGGGAGCGATCGGTACGCAACCCATCTCCCCTCGCGACATGACGACCAAGAATATCACGATCGCCGGGGCGACCTTCCCAAAGCCCAAACATTATTATGGCGCGATGCACCTGGCCGCGCAGTTGCAGGACAAGGTGCCCCTCGCATCGCTGGTGACGCATCGCTACGCGATTGAAGATGCCGACAAGGCCCTGGACGCAGTCCATCACGGCAAAGTGATCAAGGCGGTCATCGATCCCGAACTCTCGCCGGCAAGCTGA
- a CDS encoding SDR family NAD(P)-dependent oxidoreductase, producing the protein MGNSVTGKSIIVTGAGSGMGRACAIEMARQGGKVFAVDINLQAVEETVAQIIGEGFVGVAHQCDLRDPEQIKAMMTKAAELFDGIDVLHNNAAVHETDLTAQTSIEDLPDDVWDKVYEINLRAVWLAIKYAAPYLKASKRGPAIVNVASTGAFVSYPQAGAYCATKGGVLMLTKAASVDLAKYGIRCNCYCPGAVDTPMVQKYYEAAPDKDLILSVMTGSHLIPRLGRPEEIAKLACFLASDDSSFITGAAYVIDGGTLAWRGVNA; encoded by the coding sequence ATGGGCAATAGCGTCACAGGCAAGAGCATTATCGTCACGGGCGCCGGAAGCGGCATGGGTCGGGCCTGCGCCATCGAAATGGCGCGTCAGGGCGGCAAGGTCTTCGCCGTCGACATCAACCTCCAGGCAGTCGAGGAAACTGTCGCTCAGATAATCGGGGAAGGGTTCGTCGGCGTAGCGCATCAATGCGACCTGCGCGACCCCGAGCAGATCAAGGCGATGATGACGAAAGCGGCGGAATTGTTCGACGGCATCGACGTGCTGCACAACAACGCTGCCGTGCATGAGACCGACCTTACCGCGCAGACCTCGATCGAGGACCTGCCTGACGACGTGTGGGACAAGGTCTATGAGATCAATCTGCGCGCCGTATGGCTGGCGATCAAATATGCAGCGCCCTATCTCAAGGCGTCGAAGCGCGGTCCTGCCATCGTCAATGTGGCATCGACCGGCGCATTCGTATCCTACCCCCAGGCCGGCGCCTATTGCGCAACGAAGGGTGGCGTCCTGATGCTGACCAAGGCGGCCTCCGTCGATCTCGCCAAATATGGCATAAGGTGCAACTGCTACTGTCCTGGCGCTGTCGATACGCCGATGGTCCAGAAATATTACGAGGCGGCGCCGGACAAGGATCTCATTCTGTCCGTGATGACCGGCTCCCATCTCATCCCGCGCCTTGGGCGACCCGAGGAGATTGCGAAGCTCGCCTGCTTCCTGGCCTCGGACGATTCCAGTTTCATCACCGGCGCTGCCTATGTGATCGATGGTGGCACGCTGGCTTGGCGCGGCGTGAACGCCTGA
- a CDS encoding carboxymuconolactone decarboxylase family protein produces MALSSGVGIEEFSALVTAADVDDGEALPAIDRALVKLGLACALPSLNKAASGRAITEALALGATTQQIQEIVSLIAGLGVHSLMLTSSLITTGAGLTESDGTIAFTSDEQKIWDARVGNDPFWDRMEDELPGFLRSMLKLSQAQFEAFFDFCAVPWKTRTVSARTKELLAMASDAMPSHRFMPGFRLHLANAIKLGAGRRALEDCLQLAAQTPAHVGVD; encoded by the coding sequence ATGGCGTTGTCGTCGGGAGTTGGGATTGAGGAGTTCAGCGCGCTGGTAACGGCTGCGGACGTGGATGATGGTGAGGCCCTGCCCGCTATCGATCGGGCGCTTGTCAAACTGGGCCTCGCCTGTGCCCTCCCGTCCCTGAACAAGGCCGCCAGCGGACGTGCGATAACCGAGGCCCTGGCACTTGGGGCCACCACACAGCAGATACAGGAGATCGTCTCTTTGATAGCGGGTCTGGGCGTGCACTCGCTGATGCTGACCTCCAGTCTCATCACGACAGGGGCCGGCCTGACCGAAAGCGACGGCACCATTGCCTTCACCTCAGACGAGCAGAAGATCTGGGACGCCCGCGTCGGAAACGATCCTTTCTGGGATCGGATGGAAGACGAGTTGCCGGGATTTCTGCGCTCGATGCTCAAACTGTCGCAAGCGCAGTTCGAGGCGTTCTTCGACTTCTGCGCGGTGCCGTGGAAAACACGGACGGTGTCGGCCCGCACCAAAGAACTGCTTGCAATGGCTAGCGATGCGATGCCTTCGCACCGGTTCATGCCGGGCTTTAGACTGCACCTGGCCAATGCCATCAAATTGGGGGCCGGACGGCGCGCACTCGAGGACTGCCTGCAACTTGCCGCTCAGACACCGGCACATGTGGGCGTGGATTGA
- a CDS encoding TonB-dependent receptor, with translation MTRAFTKQLRHMSLLASTAIAITTLPAGIASAQVADQANEPATRGGAADIVVTAQKREQRLNDVGLAVTAIGGEALQNRQIASLTDIASAVPGLVFSNSASNTPVYTLRGVGFNDTTLGSYPDVSVYLDEAPLPFPVMTKLVGFDLDRLEVLKGPQGTLFGNNATGGAINFIAAKPTKTFEAGGTVSYGRFNAIDGEAYVSGPISDTLGVRISGKATHSDDWQKSYTTDAKTGGSENYAGRIILAWEPTDRLRVNLNVNGWLEKGKPPALQLIGIRNAGPGNPVTGYPLAPENARSADFSTNIDPYLDNSMWQAIGRIDYDLTDDISVTSLTSYVDYKQKMAFDGDGTTLNNADFRFFGGGIKSFSQELRIANGGNNPFRYILGLNYSDDRAKDRSELDYRDSTINTGTAAFGGIFRSGFRANQNMKNYAAFANAEYDVGDLTFKGGIRYTKSKREANSCFFGIAAEGSNLPFAPLYTFFANLLRSQNGLSPITVTPEQTLGCLTIDNTGLLGADPTFLPGQFVGKLNEDNVSWRAGIDYKPRPGILLYANVAKGYKAGSFPSVAASTTQQSQPVRQESLQSYEAGFKLSLIDRTLQANGAIFYYDYRNRQIRSKLLDPNFGPLDVLVNVPKSNVKGLELELTANPADWFSAYANFTYLDAKVKRYTGLNPETLAVGQNFDGAALPYTPKYQISTGFSVDFPVSDNLNGFGGADLNYRSQTNAFIGASNLFEIKDYGTLDLRAGIKSQDDRWSFQVWGKNVTNSYYWDNVAFFFDTVTRWPARPATYGATLSVKFR, from the coding sequence TTGACCCGAGCATTTACCAAGCAGCTGCGCCATATGAGCCTTCTGGCGTCTACAGCCATTGCTATCACGACACTGCCAGCCGGCATTGCCAGCGCGCAGGTGGCCGATCAGGCTAACGAACCCGCCACGCGCGGCGGTGCGGCCGACATCGTCGTTACGGCGCAAAAGCGCGAACAGCGTCTGAACGACGTGGGTCTTGCGGTCACCGCTATCGGCGGCGAAGCCCTTCAAAATCGCCAGATTGCGAGCCTTACGGATATCGCCTCGGCCGTTCCCGGACTCGTATTTTCCAACAGCGCATCCAACACGCCAGTCTACACCCTGCGCGGCGTAGGCTTCAACGACACGACGCTTGGCTCCTATCCGGACGTCAGCGTCTATCTGGACGAAGCGCCGCTTCCGTTCCCGGTCATGACCAAGCTTGTCGGGTTCGACCTCGACCGCCTTGAAGTGCTCAAGGGGCCGCAGGGCACGCTCTTTGGCAACAATGCCACTGGTGGCGCGATCAACTTTATCGCTGCCAAGCCGACCAAGACTTTCGAGGCCGGCGGCACGGTAAGCTATGGTCGTTTCAACGCCATTGACGGCGAAGCCTATGTCAGCGGACCGATCTCCGACACGCTGGGTGTTCGCATTTCGGGCAAGGCTACCCATTCCGATGACTGGCAGAAAAGCTATACCACCGACGCAAAGACCGGTGGCAGCGAGAATTATGCCGGCCGCATCATCCTTGCCTGGGAACCGACCGATCGGCTCCGGGTCAACCTCAACGTCAATGGATGGCTCGAGAAGGGCAAGCCGCCAGCGCTGCAGCTGATCGGCATCCGCAACGCAGGTCCTGGCAACCCAGTCACAGGATATCCGCTGGCGCCCGAGAATGCCCGCTCGGCTGATTTCTCGACGAACATCGATCCTTATCTCGACAACAGCATGTGGCAGGCGATCGGACGGATCGACTATGATCTGACCGATGATATCTCGGTGACTTCGCTGACATCCTATGTCGATTACAAGCAGAAGATGGCGTTCGACGGCGACGGCACTACGCTCAACAACGCGGATTTCCGCTTCTTCGGCGGCGGCATCAAGAGCTTCTCGCAGGAACTGCGCATCGCCAATGGCGGCAACAACCCCTTCCGCTACATCCTGGGTCTGAACTATTCCGACGATCGTGCGAAGGACAGGTCGGAGCTCGACTATCGCGACTCCACGATCAATACCGGCACCGCGGCATTCGGAGGGATTTTCCGGTCTGGTTTCCGCGCCAACCAGAATATGAAGAATTACGCTGCCTTCGCCAACGCGGAATATGATGTCGGCGACCTGACCTTCAAGGGCGGTATCCGCTATACAAAGTCCAAGCGGGAAGCGAACAGCTGCTTCTTCGGCATCGCCGCCGAAGGCTCGAACCTGCCGTTCGCGCCGCTCTACACCTTCTTCGCCAACCTGCTCCGTTCGCAAAACGGCCTGTCGCCGATCACTGTCACGCCCGAACAGACGCTGGGCTGCCTGACCATCGACAATACCGGACTGCTGGGCGCTGATCCGACTTTCCTGCCCGGCCAGTTCGTCGGCAAGCTGAACGAGGATAACGTCTCATGGCGTGCGGGCATCGATTATAAGCCGCGTCCCGGTATCCTGCTCTATGCCAACGTCGCCAAGGGCTACAAGGCGGGCAGCTTCCCCTCGGTCGCGGCATCGACGACCCAGCAGAGCCAGCCGGTGCGTCAGGAATCGCTGCAATCCTATGAAGCGGGCTTCAAGCTGTCGCTGATCGACCGGACGCTCCAGGCCAATGGCGCGATCTTCTACTACGACTATCGCAACCGCCAGATCCGCTCGAAACTGCTCGATCCCAATTTCGGTCCGCTCGACGTTCTGGTGAACGTGCCCAAGTCCAACGTGAAGGGTCTCGAACTGGAACTGACGGCCAATCCTGCCGACTGGTTCAGCGCCTACGCCAACTTCACCTATCTCGACGCCAAGGTGAAGCGTTACACCGGCCTCAACCCGGAAACGCTGGCGGTCGGACAGAATTTCGACGGTGCGGCACTCCCCTACACGCCGAAATATCAGATCTCGACGGGCTTCAGCGTGGACTTCCCGGTCAGCGACAACCTCAACGGTTTCGGTGGCGCGGATCTCAACTATCGTAGCCAGACCAATGCGTTCATCGGCGCCTCGAACCTGTTCGAGATCAAGGACTACGGCACGCTCGATCTGCGGGCAGGCATCAAGTCTCAGGATGACCGCTGGTCGTTCCAGGTCTGGGGCAAGAACGTGACCAACAGCTACTATTGGGACAACGTCGCCTTCTTCTTCGACACCGTGACGCGCTGGCCGGCCCGCCCGGCTACCTATGGCGCAACCTTGAGCGTCAAGTTCCGCTGA
- a CDS encoding nuclear transport factor 2 family protein has protein sequence MTDQQISRLLEQQAIERMMFEYSYYLDMNDPVNMATLFVDDCEVSYAPNFGAVGIEAYKKTLDGIGTFFKGTSHHNSNTVVDFISETEADVRSIVLAVHRYTKERPDGILYGQYFDRVVKVDGQWKFKRRELRTTMTTDYHVKAFNPIGRLE, from the coding sequence ATGACTGACCAGCAGATATCGCGGCTTTTGGAGCAGCAGGCGATCGAACGGATGATGTTCGAATATTCCTACTATCTCGACATGAACGATCCCGTGAACATGGCGACGCTCTTCGTGGATGACTGCGAGGTCAGCTACGCTCCCAATTTCGGCGCGGTCGGCATCGAAGCCTATAAGAAAACCCTGGACGGTATCGGCACCTTCTTCAAGGGCACCAGCCACCATAATTCCAATACTGTCGTCGACTTTATCAGCGAGACCGAAGCGGACGTCCGCTCGATCGTGCTGGCGGTCCATCGCTACACCAAGGAGCGTCCCGACGGCATCCTGTACGGCCAGTATTTCGATCGCGTCGTAAAAGTCGATGGGCAGTGGAAGTTCAAGCGCCGCGAGCTGCGCACGACGATGACCACCGACTATCACGTCAAGGCTTTCAACCCCATCGGCCGGCTGGAGTAA
- a CDS encoding enoyl-CoA hydratase-related protein yields MPPYEAIRIEHEEALSWIVLNRPEAANALSPQLLDEFGHALETLKHEGGPVIAIRGEGRGFCSGIDLGGYGGGDKGPADPMADRARLEANVARWLQMWDHPKPVIAAVHGYCMAAAAQMCVFTDITVVADNVKIGEPTIPIGGGFIAPAWVSLVGHKRAKEFAFVPGNWIDGPTAVEWGWANHCVPADDLIACVRSLAERIGLTPSEVLRLKKLSINRAAEAQGFRQSLSGIAEIDALLHLAPAVLEIRARMKDKGLKAVIQEYKVAPTSPLVAPKEP; encoded by the coding sequence ATGCCTCCCTATGAAGCCATCAGGATAGAGCATGAGGAGGCGTTGAGCTGGATCGTGCTCAATCGTCCCGAGGCCGCCAACGCCTTGTCGCCGCAATTGCTCGACGAGTTCGGCCATGCGCTCGAAACGCTCAAGCATGAAGGCGGTCCGGTCATCGCCATACGGGGCGAGGGCCGGGGCTTCTGTTCTGGCATCGATCTGGGAGGCTATGGCGGGGGCGACAAGGGGCCGGCGGATCCGATGGCCGACCGCGCCCGGCTTGAAGCCAACGTTGCGCGCTGGTTGCAGATGTGGGACCATCCAAAGCCCGTCATCGCGGCGGTCCATGGCTATTGCATGGCCGCCGCCGCACAGATGTGCGTGTTCACCGACATCACGGTGGTTGCCGATAATGTGAAGATCGGCGAACCGACCATTCCCATAGGCGGCGGCTTCATTGCTCCCGCCTGGGTTTCCCTCGTCGGGCACAAGCGGGCGAAGGAATTTGCATTTGTGCCGGGCAACTGGATCGATGGACCCACTGCCGTCGAATGGGGCTGGGCCAATCATTGCGTTCCGGCCGACGACCTCATCGCCTGCGTCCGCTCGCTGGCCGAGCGCATTGGCCTCACGCCGTCTGAAGTGCTCAGGCTCAAGAAGCTTTCTATCAACCGTGCGGCCGAAGCCCAGGGCTTCCGTCAGTCGCTCTCGGGCATCGCCGAGATCGACGCGCTGCTGCACCTCGCACCCGCCGTCCTCGAGATCCGTGCCCGTATGAAGGACAAGGGCCTCAAGGCGGTTATCCAGGAATATAAAGTCGCGCCGACGAGCCCGCTGGTCGCGCCAAAGGAGCCATGA
- a CDS encoding enoyl-CoA hydratase-related protein, translating into MSDIEFTKDGHTAHVKLNRPQGLNAITQEMDDLLLAAWTDINDDPDIWTVILSAEGEKSFCIGADVSGGAERKTRMALAGGLTGIGGPLVKLKKPLIVAVQGFCVGGGFELAMCADIIVAADTAQFGLPETKVGIIGECGVVHRAVRQLPHHIAMAMILTGDRIKAEAAERYGLVNEVVPYADLAATAQKWADKINGASPLANQAAKVAALDRLGYPLEVALMTKFEEIEQYAASADKREGEQAAGERRKPVWTGR; encoded by the coding sequence ATGTCTGACATCGAATTCACGAAAGACGGCCATACCGCGCATGTGAAGCTCAACCGTCCGCAAGGTCTCAATGCGATCACGCAGGAGATGGATGATCTGCTGCTCGCGGCATGGACCGACATCAACGACGACCCGGATATCTGGACCGTCATTCTTTCGGCTGAAGGCGAGAAAAGCTTCTGCATCGGTGCGGACGTCTCCGGCGGCGCCGAGCGCAAGACGCGCATGGCGCTGGCTGGTGGCCTGACCGGCATCGGCGGCCCGCTCGTAAAACTGAAAAAGCCCCTTATCGTTGCGGTCCAGGGCTTCTGCGTTGGTGGCGGTTTCGAACTCGCCATGTGCGCCGACATCATCGTTGCGGCCGACACAGCCCAGTTCGGCCTGCCCGAAACAAAGGTCGGCATCATCGGCGAATGCGGCGTCGTGCATCGCGCCGTGCGCCAGCTTCCCCACCATATCGCAATGGCCATGATCCTGACCGGCGATCGCATCAAGGCGGAAGCCGCGGAGCGCTATGGTCTGGTCAATGAGGTCGTTCCCTATGCCGACCTCGCTGCCACGGCGCAGAAATGGGCCGACAAGATCAATGGTGCATCGCCGCTGGCTAACCAGGCCGCGAAGGTCGCTGCTCTCGACCGGCTCGGCTACCCGCTCGAGGTCGCCCTCATGACGAAGTTCGAGGAAATCGAGCAATATGCCGCCAGCGCGGACAAGCGCGAAGGCGAACAGGCCGCGGGCGAACGCCGCAAGCCGGTGTGGACCGGACGCTGA
- a CDS encoding dodecin, whose amino-acid sequence MSDHVYRVIEIVGSSTSSVDDAIKTAIARASETLHGLRWFELVQTRGHIEDGQIQHFQVTLKVGFVVDPVTGSD is encoded by the coding sequence ATGAGTGATCATGTCTATCGTGTTATTGAGATCGTCGGCTCCTCCACGTCGAGTGTGGACGACGCGATCAAGACCGCCATCGCGCGCGCCAGCGAGACACTGCATGGCCTGCGATGGTTCGAGTTGGTTCAGACCCGTGGACATATCGAGGACGGTCAGATCCAGCACTTTCAGGTCACATTGAAAGTCGGCTTCGTCGTCGACCCCGTGACCGGCTCCGACTGA
- a CDS encoding flavin reductase: MITATASDGVPVSMVVGSFTSVSLNPALVAFFPDRGSSSWAKLRDCEHFCVNILGAEQEPVCRQLASKDPNKFDGVAHRISERSCPVLEDVVAWIECRRYAITDAGDHEMVTGEIVALDIAGGGLPLLFFQGGYGQFAPGSLVASEAPGLSLAQLRQVDRARAELERLAAETGGRCIVTLRAGEELIVAASAGQEHIPGIATLVGQRLPFRLPTGSVFAAWLSDQEVGPWLGRHDVPVRKTAATVLATVRERGFSVGLISEAQRIFSAQLAAAGDDEIAVEALEELISDLAYDPAEWTDATKGQARVVSVPVFGTDGAIAMALTLYGFPKPPEGGIDIYIAHLIEAATRVGAGLGARAQ; this comes from the coding sequence GTGATCACCGCGACGGCCAGCGATGGCGTTCCCGTATCGATGGTCGTGGGTTCCTTCACGTCGGTCTCGCTGAACCCGGCGTTGGTCGCCTTCTTTCCCGATCGCGGATCGAGCAGTTGGGCCAAGTTGCGCGACTGCGAGCATTTCTGCGTGAATATCCTGGGCGCAGAGCAGGAGCCTGTCTGTCGCCAACTTGCGTCCAAGGACCCTAACAAATTTGACGGCGTCGCCCACCGGATTTCGGAACGAAGCTGTCCTGTCCTTGAAGATGTGGTCGCGTGGATAGAATGCCGACGCTACGCCATCACCGATGCTGGGGACCATGAGATGGTCACAGGCGAAATTGTCGCGCTCGACATCGCTGGCGGCGGACTGCCTCTTCTCTTCTTTCAGGGCGGCTATGGCCAGTTTGCCCCCGGCTCGCTCGTCGCGAGCGAAGCGCCGGGCCTGTCTCTTGCCCAGCTTCGGCAGGTCGATCGGGCGCGCGCCGAACTGGAGCGTCTTGCTGCCGAAACCGGGGGACGCTGCATTGTTACCCTCCGGGCCGGCGAGGAACTGATCGTGGCAGCGAGTGCCGGACAGGAACATATTCCAGGCATCGCAACGCTCGTCGGGCAACGATTGCCGTTCCGCCTGCCGACCGGGTCGGTGTTCGCAGCGTGGCTCTCCGATCAGGAAGTCGGCCCCTGGCTTGGCCGCCACGACGTTCCGGTTCGCAAAACTGCGGCCACCGTTCTTGCCACAGTGCGCGAACGCGGCTTCTCGGTCGGCCTTATCAGCGAGGCACAACGCATCTTCTCCGCGCAACTGGCCGCCGCGGGTGACGACGAGATCGCGGTCGAGGCGCTGGAGGAACTGATTTCCGACCTGGCCTATGATCCGGCCGAATGGACCGATGCGACCAAGGGACAGGCGCGGGTCGTCTCGGTGCCGGTTTTTGGTACCGACGGCGCCATCGCAATGGCGCTGACACTCTATGGTTTCCCCAAGCCTCCAGAAGGCGGCATCGATATCTATATCGCGCATCTGATCGAAGCAGCCACCCGCGTGGGCGCGGGTCTTGGAGCCCGCGCGCAATAG
- a CDS encoding SDR family NAD(P)-dependent oxidoreductase: protein MDMRDVAAIVTGGASGLGGATASMLAAHGARVAIFDLNEEQGTRKAQELGGAFFRVDVADAQSVKDGLEAAAQAHGTARILVNCAGVAPAIKTVGRENVPHPLDSFRRAVEINLIGSFNVIAQFAALLAAAEPVGEERGVIVNTASVAAYDGQMGQAAYAASKGGVVGMTLPVARDLAQHKIRVMTVAPGIFLTPMLMGLPQPAQDSLGQQVPHPSRLGRPEEYAQLVEAIIGNPMLNGEVIRLDGAIRMAPR, encoded by the coding sequence ATGGACATGCGTGATGTCGCAGCAATCGTCACGGGAGGCGCATCGGGCCTGGGTGGCGCGACAGCCTCGATGCTTGCCGCGCACGGCGCACGGGTCGCGATCTTCGATCTCAATGAGGAGCAGGGGACCAGGAAGGCCCAGGAATTGGGCGGCGCCTTCTTCCGGGTCGATGTCGCCGACGCGCAGAGCGTGAAGGATGGGCTGGAAGCCGCAGCACAGGCGCACGGCACGGCGCGCATCCTGGTGAACTGCGCAGGCGTCGCGCCGGCGATCAAGACGGTCGGTCGGGAAAATGTGCCGCATCCGCTCGACAGCTTTCGCCGCGCCGTCGAGATCAATCTCATCGGCAGCTTCAACGTCATCGCCCAGTTCGCCGCCCTTCTGGCCGCTGCCGAGCCCGTCGGCGAGGAACGTGGCGTCATCGTCAACACCGCAAGTGTTGCTGCCTATGACGGGCAGATGGGCCAGGCGGCCTACGCCGCGTCCAAGGGCGGCGTCGTGGGCATGACGCTACCGGTCGCCCGCGATCTGGCGCAGCACAAGATCAGGGTCATGACGGTCGCCCCGGGCATCTTCCTGACGCCGATGCTGATGGGATTGCCCCAGCCGGCGCAGGATTCGCTTGGTCAGCAGGTTCCGCATCCCAGCCGCTTGGGCCGCCCGGAAGAATATGCTCAACTGGTGGAAGCCATCATCGGCAACCCCATGCTCAATGGTGAAGTCATCAGGCTCGACGGCGCGATCAGAATGGCGCCGCGATAG
- a CDS encoding nuclear transport factor 2 family protein, producing the protein MDLEQRIRRLEDRNAISDLVVSYFLASDDDDSDGVAASFIPDATFSSSGVLNATGRDAIVEFIKTARSYMGLTVHTPHYVQCRFESDDRATGLVGAHLELVLGGTSVVGAVRYVDSYVRDGEVWRFASRDMRTVHIAPWDEVGAAFASTTPVRWPGGEAAASDFPRKS; encoded by the coding sequence ATGGACCTGGAGCAACGCATTCGCCGACTGGAGGATCGCAATGCGATCTCGGATCTCGTCGTCTCCTATTTCTTGGCGTCTGACGATGACGATTCCGACGGCGTGGCGGCCAGCTTCATTCCCGACGCCACATTCAGTTCTTCGGGCGTTCTCAATGCGACCGGTCGCGATGCCATCGTCGAATTCATAAAGACGGCCCGTTCCTATATGGGGTTGACTGTACATACCCCCCATTATGTCCAGTGCCGGTTCGAGTCCGACGATCGGGCTACCGGCCTTGTCGGCGCACATCTGGAATTGGTCCTGGGTGGCACGAGCGTCGTCGGCGCTGTCCGCTATGTCGATAGCTATGTCCGGGACGGAGAGGTCTGGCGTTTTGCATCGCGCGATATGCGCACCGTTCATATCGCACCGTGGGATGAGGTCGGCGCGGCGTTTGCCTCGACGACCCCGGTGCGCTGGCCGGGCGGCGAAGCTGCCGCCTCGGATTTCCCGCGCAAATCTTAG
- a CDS encoding dienelactone hydrolase family protein: MNGLSPKDARAINVRTVDYVADGLAMRGHLAIPAGAGPHPALLVFPEGYGLSDQAILRAERIASEMGYVALACDLHGEARELSGLEEVLEKLEPLQKSSACVRERVVPAYDALLAQPEVDPAKVGAIGFCFGGTMALELALTGRDIGAVVGFHSGLALTAPQDAPNIKAAILLLLGADDPSIDAEQRLLFEQTMRQAEVRWEMHVYGGVRHSFTNPRAHERGLPDWLRYDPIADRRSWNAMRAFLDELWAAPDGGTSVKTAMP; this comes from the coding sequence GTGAACGGCCTGTCGCCAAAGGATGCACGCGCGATCAATGTACGGACGGTGGACTATGTGGCGGACGGGCTGGCCATGCGCGGACACCTCGCCATACCCGCTGGCGCAGGGCCTCACCCTGCTCTTCTCGTCTTTCCCGAGGGCTATGGCCTGAGCGACCAGGCGATCCTGCGCGCCGAGCGGATTGCATCCGAGATGGGCTATGTCGCGCTGGCGTGCGACCTTCATGGCGAGGCGCGCGAACTGAGCGGGCTCGAGGAGGTTCTAGAGAAGCTTGAACCCTTGCAGAAAAGCAGCGCTTGCGTGCGCGAGCGTGTGGTGCCCGCCTATGATGCGCTGCTTGCGCAACCGGAAGTGGATCCCGCGAAGGTCGGCGCGATCGGCTTCTGCTTTGGCGGTACGATGGCTCTGGAGCTGGCGCTTACCGGCCGCGACATCGGAGCAGTGGTGGGCTTTCACAGCGGCCTGGCGCTGACCGCGCCACAGGATGCGCCGAACATCAAGGCAGCGATCCTGCTGCTGCTGGGTGCGGACGATCCCTCCATCGATGCAGAACAGCGGCTGCTTTTCGAGCAGACGATGCGGCAAGCGGAGGTTCGTTGGGAGATGCATGTCTATGGCGGGGTCCGTCACAGCTTCACAAATCCCAGGGCGCATGAGCGTGGCCTTCCCGACTGGCTTCGCTACGATCCCATCGCCGATCGTCGCTCGTGGAATGCCATGCGGGCATTTCTGGATGAACTCTGGGCAGCGCCTGACGGTGGGACGAGCGTGAAAACCGCCATGCCGTAA